From the genome of Lycorma delicatula isolate Av1 chromosome 11, ASM4794821v1, whole genome shotgun sequence, one region includes:
- the LOC142332382 gene encoding fatty acyl-CoA reductase wat-like, which produces MTWNNFCKLGKRLRSISIFAYTISILILVKDKFKFSIFKFFLHYLPELLIDIIAQIFGKEKRQLKISENVDKFSQLVSHFSTRQWDFSNKNTQDLWKSLDQKDKEIFPFNIEDINREEYFYNYTRGIRQYLLKDNLSTIPAAKKRAKRIYLSNYILLIFFIFVFGCITWIAVGLITSFGSIIVPLIYDYFTYSSTHLHVIKMKKIMQASLTVLIAYIIKKYLDKYEDDIPVQYISLRGGMFIFDNNNDLND; this is translated from the exons ATGACATGGAATAATTTCTGTAAACTTGGCAAAAGATTGCGGTCAATTTCCATCTTTGCCTATACAATTTCCATTCTCATTCTGGTAAAGGACAAATTTAAattcagcatttttaagttctttcttcATTATCTACCAGAATTACTGATAGATATAATTGCGCAAATCTTTggtaaagaaaaaag GCAGCTAAAAATATCAGAGAATGTTGACAAATTTTCGCAGTTAGTATCGCATTTCTCTACAAGACAATGGGATTTTTCTAACAAGAATACTCAAGATTTGTGGAAATCATTAGatcaaaaagataaagaaatatttccatttaatattgaagatattaatcgggaagaatatttttataattatacgagAGGAATAAGACAATACTTATTAAAAGACAATTTGTCAACTATTCCAGCCGCAAAGAAAAGGGCAAAGCG gatatatttgtcaaattacatattattaatattcttcatttttgtatttgGGTGCATAACATGGATTGCTGTTGGTTTAATTACAAGCTTTGGTTCAATAATTGTAcccttaatttatgattattttacatacagctcaacacatttacatgttataaaaatgaagaaaataatgcaagcttcattaacagttttaatcgcatacattattaaaaaatatttagataaatatgaggatgatataccagttcaatatatttctttaagaggTGGAATGTTTATATTTGATAACAATAATGATCTTAATGATTAA